From one Rhopalosiphum padi isolate XX-2018 chromosome 2, ASM2088224v1, whole genome shotgun sequence genomic stretch:
- the LOC132922597 gene encoding E3 ubiquitin-protein ligase HECTD1 isoform X3 yields MADVDPETLLEWLNMGQGDERDMQLIALEQLCMLLLMSDNVDRCFEVCPPRSFLPALCRIFLDESAPDSVLEVTARAITYYLDVSAECTRRIVAIDGALKAICNRLVITDIFSRTNKDLAEQCCKVLELICTREAGAVFEAGGLSSVLLFISDVGSCVHKDTLHSAMTVVSRLCTKMEPNEASLPTCVESLSTMLKHDDSHVSDGALRCFASLSDRFTRRGIDPAPLAQHGLLNELILRLSSAAGPTVTNIGTPGLNANTSTTEVKSSQSISTVISLLTTLCRGSKSVSHDLFRSNLADAIEKALKGDERCCLDTMRLVDLLLVLLLEGRDAVSWSTVACTSNNPLLPKLRRLDSSAEKSQRHLIDCIRSKDTEALMEAVNSGAIDVNFVDEVGQTLLNWASAFGTQEMVEYLCSKGADVNKGLRSSSLHYAACFGRPSIAKILLKNGANPELRDEEGKTPLDKARERMDEGHREVAAILESPEWLMSSKNEIVQSNESKEPKGDPEMAAIYLKRLMPVFCHTFQSTMLPSIRRTSLSLIKKMVHYIKPDWLEDICRPDSPNNLAPLLVEVLATVLDNEEDDDGHVIALQTIYDLLNKCQDTFLDHFARLGVFCKVQQLIGPDSNSEVDNAQQIDSKNFQTEDAKEILPGHAYHWKDWFFCRGRDCLYAWNDYVVLELSNGSNGWFRFMINDKLSTMYSSGSPEGQPDTNKTRVSDQPSTDENKTEFIEKYLKAKVFVKLNTVSQPILSTPGLNRIAVGNWILISKKDCELSIQNSDGLQQITTLIYGTNGFSFQSNRGNQHMFTALIPLKSDFTSGWETVKKANIVTATTESIGQKIRKQAQEIFDTFFKAAQAQPRGVVARLSKIVKAIELAIQNQSSVLKDSSNKDFWASALCKAVLNLKKLLMEDEGSVSAYEIYSSGLVEVLLKLLTISSLEQDDDVIELQKLRIDIFVKCFKEKKNEKGMETCASVLVQKLISVLESIERLPVYLYESPGAFHGLQILSRRIRFRLEKAVKETTLVDRTGRGLRMEPLTTVHQLEKHLLKMVAKQWYDHERVTYNYVKKLKDKNNIPMKFKHYYDFDKNGVLYWIGTNGKTSVDWVNPGQYGLMLVQSSDGRNLPYGQVEDILSRDSVAINCHTNDDSKAWFSIDLGLFIIPTDYTLRHARGYGRSALRNWLFQMSKDGTNWTTLYTHIDDTALNEPGNTATWSIEINDKEETQGWRHIRIQQNGKNASGQTHYLSLSGFEIYGNVTGVCEDLGKAAKEAEASLKRQRRMFKAQMYKQMVTGARVMRGIDWKWRDQDGNPPCVGTVTGDLHNGWIDVVWDHGVTNSYRMGAEGKYDLRLVSEPQPTSASSKIFKNIPNAALSSIMTRMSSSTPILPEASNDNNAIVSVTNTDQISSAENLAVKQAAQQFTDSIMSVMRMEPSAVTPPTTNSLDNSLRIVVHPTPSVDLATIVESTSNDETQQNIENNKKNSNCYEEEFLPALGRVKPTYRRSSVTSLVHTLQSIQIDTPPNNKVNSKEKPIIIMHHNTSDSSNTQTQDLSTDTIINNANNSAFNTEICSPNNSDLEKENKKEENRNNSSNHMSVSVPNLASNAPPRSQADIPLQKHLAETYAPYQKYRNFDRNNSHNNQTQAANNHMPQRVPTSVSSLVRLALSTNFPSGLLQTAQSYPSLSANNTSNNSCSITTIANRTFCVGEALTMSLASTSSDSEQVSLEDFLDSVRAPALFAELEDDEEIVEDDDIPDDDENEDEQEYEEEDEAFAAQQHAAIESIVGADRCGNPYKRRSWDDDYVLRREFTALIPAFDPRPGRTNVNQTSDLEVIAPPDDENDEIPDVFTENSSSINNQTSLPRIKLTLKGPNLPGIKDVEVELKDSNWTIFHAVQKLAQLADLGSRQEKSRRIWEPTYTIMYEELTNKDQVLSEDPDNQWDSDLPIFSTRTQLSNTGCTVDHVLQLLRQLHNLSINPMISLLKPYTDDFFEAHIKDDGELANSEIFNSKKMTNKLVQQIQDPLVLSSGALPSWCEHLNLSYSFLFPFETRHLYFNCTAFGPSRSIVWLQSQRENVERHRTGSSLPLRREEEYRVGRLKHDRVRIPRGENILAWGRQLMRAHIDRQTVLEVEFMGEEGTGLGPTLEFYSLIAAEFQRKDLCMWMCNDEMPEETRKCIWLEEGAKPPGYYVRRTGGLYPAPLPQDSPCCDRAVKHFWFLGMFLAKVLQDNRLIDLPLSLPFLKLLTKAKNNESGRVLNESDLFDIDEDQAMFIKDLNMLILAKEKILLDQSLSDEEKKEQIKNLQFQCGQTGKVHLENLSLSMIYLPSSYCFPFTYINLVEDGLSQDVNMDNVEQYVSLLTDFILETGIKRQMDALKAGFCRVFSNEKLNAFTPLEVRRMLCGQQEPEWTREDLLNYTEPKLGYNKESPGFLRLVNVLEQMNSEERKSFLQFTTGCSSLPPGGLANLYPRLTVVRKVDAGAGSFPSVNTCVHYLKLPEYPDELTLRERLLAATLEKGFHLN; encoded by the exons ATGGCTGATGTTGATCCAGAAACTCTTCTGGAGTGGCTTAACATGGGCCAGGGTGATGAACGAGATATGCAACTCATAGCATTAGAACAGTTATGCATGTTATTATTGATGTCTGATAACGTTGACAGATGTTTTGAAGT atgTCCACCCCGCTCATTTTTACCAGCACTTTGTCGGATATTTCTTGATGAAAGTGCTCCTGATAGTGTACTTGAAGTGACTGCTAGAGCAATTACTTATTACCTGGATGTATCTGCTGAATGTACTAGACGTATTGTGGCAATTGATGGTGCATTAAAAGCAATTTGCAATCGATTAGTAATTACAGATATATTTTCAAGAACTAATAAAGATTTAGCTGAACAATGTTGCAAA gTATTGGAACTAATATGCACTCGTGAAGCAGGTGCTGTTTTTGAGGCTGGTGGCCTAAGTTCTGTATTATTGTTCATTAGTGATGTTGGATCTTGTGTACACAAAGATACTCTTCATTCTGCTATGACTGTAGTTTCTAGATTATGTACTAAAATGGAACCAAATGAAGCATCATTACCAACTTGTGTTGAGTCTTTATCTACAATGCTTAAACATGACGACTCTCATGTTTCCGATGGTGCTTTGAGATGCTTTGCTTCATTATCTGATAGATTTACACGCCGCGGAATTGATCCAGCTCCTCTAGCACAACATGGACTTTTAAATGAATTGATACTTCGATTATCTTCAGCAGCTGGACCTACAGTAACAAATATAGGAACACCTG GCCTAAACGCAAATACTTCAACTACTGAGGTTAAATCTTCTCAATCCATATCAACAGTTATAAGCTTGTTAACTACTCTTTGTCGTGGATCTAAATCTGTATCTCat GACTTATTTAGATCTAACTTAGCTGATGCGATTGAAAAAGCTCTAAAAGGCGATGAaag atgttgTTTGGATACTATGCGTTTAGTCGATTTATTACTAGTGTTACTTCTTGAAGGACGTGATGCAGTATCATGGAGTACAGTAGCATGTACAAGCAATAATCCTTTATTACCAAAACTTCGACGTTTAGATTCTAGTGCTGAAAAATCTCAACGTCATTTAATTGATTGTATCAGAAGTAAAGATACGGAAGCATTAATGGAAGCTGTAAACTCTGGTG CAATTGATGTAAACTTTGTGGATGAAGTTGGTCAGACTTTACTAAACTGGGCTTCTGCATTTGGTACCCAAGAAATGGTAGAATATTTGTGTTCTAAAGGAGCTGATGTCAATAAAGGTCTTAGGTCATCATCATTGCATTATGCCGCTTGTTTTGGAAGACCATCTATAGCTAAAATTCTTCTAAAAAATGGTGCTAATCCAGAACTTCGAGATGAAGAGGGTAAAACTCCATTAGATAAAGCACGAGAAAGAATGGATGAAGGACATCGTGAAGTTGCTGCTATATTGGAATCTCCtg AGTGGTTGATGTCTTCCAAAAATGAAATTGTTCAGTCAAATGAATCCAAAGAACCAAAAGGAGATCCTGAGATGGCCGCAATTTATCTTAAACGTTTAATGCCTGTTTTTTGTCATACTTTTCAATCAACCATGCTACCATCGATCag AAGAACTTCTctttctttaattaaaaaaatggttcATTACATTAAACCAGATTGGCTTGAGGATATATGTAGACCTGATTCTCCAAATAATCTTGCTCCTTTGTTGGTTGAAGTACTTGCTACTGTTCTTGATAATGAG GAAGATGATGATGGACATGTCATTGCTTTACAAACCATTTATGACCTTTTGAATAAATGTCAAGATACGTTTCTTGATCATTTTGCACGTCTGGGAGTTTTTTGTAAAGTACAACAGCTTATTGGACCTGATAGTAATTCAGAAGTAGATAATGCCCAGCAAATtgattcaaaaaat ttTCAAACTGAAGATGCTAAAGAAATATTGCCAGGTCATGCATATCATTGGAAAGATTGGTTTTTCTGTCGTGGTCGAGATTGTCTTTATGCTTGGAATGACTATGTTGTCTTGGAGTTATCGAATGGTAGTAATGGATGGTTTAGATTTATGATCAATGATAAATTGTCTACAATGTATTCCAGTGGAAGCCCCGAAGGACAACCAGAtacaa ATAAAACTAGAGTTTCTGATCAACCATCAACAGAtg aaaacaaaactgaatttattgaaaaatatttaaaagccaAAGTGTTTGTTAAGCTCAATACAGTGAGCCAACCAATTTTAAGTACTCCGGGTTTAAATAGAATAGCAGTTGGTAACTGGATCCTTATTTCAAAGAAAGATTGTGAACTTAGCATACAAAACTCTGATGGTTtacag caaaTTACTACATTAATATATGGAACCAATGGATTTTCTTTTCAATCTAATCGCGGTAATCAACACATGTTTACTGCTTTGATACCACTTAAAAGTGATTTTACCTCAGGCTGGGAAACAGTTAAAAAAGCAAATATAGTAACAGCAACAACTGAAAGTATTGGACAAAAG ATTCGTAAACAAGCACAAGaaatatttgatacatttttcaaaGCGGCTCAGGCTCAACCAAGGGGTGTTGTTGCAAGATTAAGCAAAATTGTTAAAGCCATTGAATTAGCCATTCAAAATcaa TCGTCTGTGCTAAAAGATAGCTCCAATAAAGATTTTTGGGCATCAGCTCTTTGCAAGGCAGTATTAAActtgaaaaaattgttaatggAAGATGAAGGTAGTGTTTCGGCATATGAAATATATAGCAGTGGTTTAGTTGAAGTTTTATTGAAACTTTTAACAATCAGTAGTCTTGAACAAGATGACGATGTTATAGAATTACAGAAACTCAGGATTGacatttttgttaaatgtttcaaa gaaaagaaaaatgaaaaaggaATGGAGACTTGTGCTTCTGTTTTAGTGCAAAAGCTGATATCTGTTTTAGAATCTATTGAAAGATTACCTGTGTATTTATATGAATCACCTGGTGCTTTTCATGGattacaa atattatcaaGACGTATAAGATTCCGTTTGGAAAAAGCTGTAAAAGAAACCACTCTTGTTGATCGTACAGGTAGAGGCTTAAGAATGGAGCCTCTAACAACTGTGCATCAACTTGAAAAACATCTACTAAAAATGGTTGCAAAACAGTGGTATGATCATGAACGTGTcacttataattatgttaagaaactcaaagataaaaataatataccaatgAAGTTCAAgcattattatgattttgataaaaatggtGTCTTATATTGGATTGGTACAAATGGAAAAACATCAGTAGATTGGGTTAACCCAGGTCAATATGGATTAATGCTAGTTCAATCTTCAGATGGTCGTAATTTACCATATGGTCAAGTAGAAGATATTCTAAGCAGGGATTCTGTTGCAATTAACTGTCATACTAATGATGATAGCAAGGCATGGTTTTCGATTGACTTaggattatttataattccaaCTGATTATACACTTAGGCATGCCAGAGGTTATGGCCGTTCTGCACTACGAAATTGGTTATtccaa ATGTCTAAAGATGGCACTAATTGGActacattatacacacacattgATGATACAGCATTAAATGAACCAGGAAATACTGCTACTTGGTCCATAGAAATAAATGATAAGGAAGAAACTCAGGGTTGGCGACATATTAGAATACAACAGAATGGTAAAAATGCATCAGGGCAAACACATTATCTCTCATTATCTGGTTTTGAGATTTATGGAAATGTTACTGGTGTATGCGAAGACTTGG GCAAAGCAGCTAAAGAAGCAGAAGCTAGTCTAAAACGTCAAAGACGTATGTTTAAGGCTCAAATGTATAAGCAAATGGTGACTGGTGCTAGAGTTATGCGTGGCATTGATTGGAAATGGAGGGATCAAGATGGAAATCCACCTTGTGTAGGAACAGTTACTGGAGACTTGCACAATG GTTGGATAGACGTTGTGTGGGATCATGGAGTTACAAACTCATACCGAATGGGTGCTGAAGGAAAGTATGATCTACGGCTAGTCAGTGAACCCCAACCTACATCTGCCT cttcaaaaatattcaaaaacattcCAAATGCAGCCTTATCTAGCATCATGACAAGAATGTCTAGTTCTACTCCTATTTTACCTGAAGCATCTAATGATAATAATGCTATTGTTTCTGTAACCAATACAGATCAAATATCTTCTGCAGAGAATTTAGCAGTAAAG caagCTGCACAACAATTCACTGATAGTATAATGTCAGTCATGAGAATGGAACCCTCTGCAGTTACTCCGCCAACTACAAATTCATTAGACAATTCACTTCGAATAGTAGTCCACCCAACTCCTTCTGTTGATCTCGCCACAATTGTTGAATCTACATCAAATG atgaaactcaacaaaacattgaaaataataagaaaaacagTAACTGCTATGAAGAAGAATTTTTACCAGCTTTAGGAAGAGTGAAACCAACTTACAGACGTAGTTCTGTTACCAGTTTAGTTCACACATTACAATCCATTCAAATTGATACACCCCCTAACAATaaa gtAAACTCAAAagaaaaaccaataataattatgcatcaTAATACATCAGACTCTTCCAACACCCAAACACAAGATCTATCTACTGATACTATAATAAACAATGCAAATAATTCAGCTTTTAATACAGAAATATGTAGTCCAAACAATTCGG atttagaaaaagaaaataaaaaggAAGAAAACCGAAATAATTCTTCAAATCACATGAGTGTTAGTGTTCCAAATTTAGCATCTAATGCACCACCTAGATCACAAGCAGATATTCCATTGCAAAAACATTTAGCAGAAACTTATGCTCCATaccaaaaatatagaaattttgATCGAAACAATAGTCATAATAATCAAACTCAAGCTGCTAATAATCATATGCCTCAACGGGTACCGACTTCAGTATCCAGTCTTGTTCGTTTGGCTCTATCTACTAATTTTCCAA GTGGTTTGCTTCAAACAGCACAAAGTTATCCTAGCTTATCAGCTAACAATACTTCTAATAATTCATGTTCTATAACAACTATTGCAAATCGGACATTTTGTGTTGGTGAAGCTCTAACTATGAGTTTAGCGTCTACATCAAGTGATAGTGAACAAGTCAGTTTAGAA GATTTCTTAGACAGTGTCCGTGCTCCAGCCTTATTTGCAGAACTTGAAGACGATGAAGAAATTGTTGAAGATGATGATATTCCAGATGATGATGAAAACGAAGATGAACAAGAATATGAAGAG GAAGATGAAGCATTTGCAGCCCAGCAACATGCTGCTATTGAAAGTATTGTGGGTGCTGATAGATGTGGTAATCCATATAAGAGACGTTCATGGGATGATGATTATGTGCTTAGAAGAGAATTCACAGCATTGATACCAGCCTTTGATCCTCGACCAGGGCGTACTAATGTCAACCAAACATCTGATTTAGAAGTAATTGCTCCACCTGATGACGAAAATGACGAAATTCCTGATGTTTTTACTGAAAATTCAAGTAGTATTAATAATCAAACATCATTACCAAGAATTAAGTTGACTCTAAAAGGACCTAATTTGCCAGGA ATTAAAGATGTAGAAGTTGAGCTTAAAGATTCTAATTGGACAATTTTTCATGCTGTTCAGAAGTTGGCTCAATTAGCAGACCTTGGTAGTCGTCAAGAAAAATCTCGGCGAATTTGGGAACCTACTTATAC aaTCATGTACGAAGAATTGACCAACAAAGATCAAGTACTTAGTGAAGATCCTGATAATCAATGGGATTctgatttacctatattttctaCGAGAACACAATTGAGTAATACAGGTTGCACTGTTGATCATGTACTTCAACTTTTAAGGCAGCTTCATAATCTTTCCATTAATCCAATGATCTCTTTACTTAAACCATACACTGATGACTTCTTTGAAG CACATATTAAAGATGATGGAGAGTTAGCAAacagtgaaatatttaatagcaaAAAAATGACTAATAAACTTGTTCAACAAATTCAAGATCCTTTGGTATTAAGTTCAGGTGCACTTCCATCTTGGTGTGAACATTTAAATCTTtcttattcatttttgtttcCATTCGAAACtagacatttgtattttaattgcaCTGCATTTGGGCCATccag atCTATCGTATGGTTACAATCTCAGCGAGAGAATGTTGAACGACATCGCACTGGTTCGAGTCTTCCTCTTAGACGAGAAGAAGAGTACAGAGTCGGTCGTTTAAAACATGATCGAGTCCGTATACCACGAGGTGAAAATATACTTGCATGGGGTAGACAACTTATGCGGGCTCACATTGATCGACAAACAGTATTAGAAGTTGAGTTCATGGGTGAAGAAGGTACCGGATTAGGTCCCACATTagaattttattcattaattgcTGCCGAGTTTCAGCGAAAAGATCTCT GCATGTGGATGTGTAATGATGAAATGCCCGAAGAGACCCGTAAATGCATTTGGCTTGAAGAAGGAGCAAAACCACCTGGTTATTATGTTAGACGAACGGGTGGACTGTACCCAGCACCATTACCTCAAGATTCTCCATGTTGCGATAGAGCTGTAAAACATTTTTGGTTCCTTGGCATGTTCCTAGCAAAAGTTCTTCAAGATAATCGTTTAATCGACCTTCCATTATCATTGCCATTCCTAAAACTTTTAACTAAAGCAAAAAATAATGA atccGGTAGAGTGCTGAATGAATCAGACTTGTTCGACATTGATGAAGATCAAGCAATgtttataaaagatttaaacatgttaattttggcaaaagaaaaaattttattagatcAATCATTGAGCGATGAAGAAAAAAaggaacaaattaaaaacttacaatTTCAGTGTGGCCAAACAGGCAAAGTGCACTTAGAAAACCTGAGCTTAAGCATGATTTACCTACCATCATCTTACTGTTTCCCATTTACCTACATTAATCTAGTTGAAGATGGTCTTAGCCAGGATGTTAACATGGACAATGTAGAGCAATATGTTAGTTTATTGACCGATTTTATATTGGAGACGGGAATCAAGAGACAAATGGATGCACTAAAGGCAGGTTTTTGTCGTGTATTCTCAAACGAAAAGTTAAATGCATTTACTCCACTTGAGGTTAGACGAATGTTATGTGGCCAACAAGAACCAGAATGGACTCGTGAAGATCTATTGAACTACACTGAACCCAAATTGGGGTATAATAAagaaag tcCTGGATTTTTACGTTTGGTGAACGTTTTGGAACAAATGAACTCGGAAGAACGTAAATCATTCTTACAATTTACTACTGGTTGTTCGTCATTACCACCAGGAGGTTTAGCCAATCTATATCCAAGGCTAACTGTGGTCCGTAAAGTTGATGCTGGTGCAGGTAGTTTTCCATCAGTAAACACTTGCGTCCATTACTTGAAATTACCAGAGTATCCTGATGAACTTACATTGAGGGAACGCTTGTTGGCTGCAACACTTGAAAAAGGTTTCCATCTCAACTAA